Genomic window (Bacteroidota bacterium):
GCCAGCGCAGGACTAGCACCGAGCCCATCCCTGCACCCAGCAGCAAAGAGAGCGTCCAGCCCGCCTGGATCGAGCCGAGCTGCGTCATGATCGCGAGCGCGATAAACAGGATGAGCAGGTTCGAGAGCCGCGCCACCACGACCAATTCACGGCTCGACGCCTCACGCCCGCGCCACTCTTGCGCGACCAGCCGTCCGTAGATGTCGTTGCTCCAGTAGCCCGCGCCCCAGTTGAGGTGCGTGTCGATGGTGGACGCGAGCGCGGCGAGGAGCCCGACGAGCATGAGGCCGCGAATGCCATCCGGCAGCAGGTCGGCCACACCGGTGACGAACAGGATCTCACGCCCCGCGACGAAGCCGTCGGTACCTACGTCCGTGAGTTCGAAGGGGTAGAGCACCAGCAACCCGACGCCAATCACGAGCCAGATCAGGCTCCGGAAGACGATCTGCGCCCAGGCGAACACCACGCCCGCCAGCCGCGCATCCCGGTCCGACTTGCACGCCATCGAGCGCTGGGCGAGATAGCCCGTACCGTCCGAGTTCATCTGGAAAAACCACTGCAGCCCGACGATGGTGAGGAATGGGCCGAGCACCCCGAGCGCCGAGTCGGGCGGCCCGAACGAGAGCAATTCGCTCGCCTTCGCTGCGCCGTAGAGGTCGGCGACCCGTTCCGTCAGGCCGCCTAGCCCGCCGACCTCGCTGACGACTGCCCACGCGTAGAACAGCGTGCCGACCATCGCCAGCCCAAACTGCACCACATCGGTTGCAACGACGGCGCGAAGGCCGCCCGTCGTCGAGTAGAGCGTGGTAAAGGCGAGGATGAGGAAGATCGAGAGGAAGTTGTTCGCCGCCGCGACTTCGGGCGGGAGTCCCAGTGCGCTTGTGCCGAGCACGTCCACGAGGCCCATCGCCTCGACCACGCCGACGAAGACGCCCTGGATCGCCGGGACCCACTCGTGCCAGGGGAGAAACACCTCGGCGATCCGCACGGCTGCGACCAGCACAAACGCCATCACGACGCAGTTGATGAGCGTGCCGTAGTAGAGCGCTTTCAACACCCGTAGCGTGAGCACCCCACGCCCGCTGTAGCGCACCTCGGTGAGCTGCGCATCCGTGAGGACGCCCGCCCGGCGCCACCCCACGGCGAAGACGAACGCCATCAGTAGAAACGCGAGGCCGTAGATCCAGAGTCGCCACAGGAGAAACACCCCGCCCGTGGCGATGAGCCCCATCACGAGCAGCGGCGTGTCCGCGGCGAACTGCGTGGCCGCCATCGAAAAGCCGGCGCGCCAGCCGTCGAGCGTCTTTCCCGCGAGAAAGTATTCGCCGAGCCCTTCAGAGGCTTTCTTGCGCGACGCGAGCCCTGAGCCGACGGCGTAGAGAACGAAGCCGAGGACGATAAGGAGGTCGAGCATAGGGCGCGCGGCTGAGAAGGTTCATCGAACCTTCGAAGCTACGAACGCGCGCGCTATCGTCTGTGCGGGGACACGGTTCAGTCTGACGCTATCGGAGCAGGACGACGCGCGTCGTCTCGTTGATGCCCTCGCCTGAGAGGCGCACCGTGTACGACCCGCTCGGCAGCGAGCCGGCTTCGATCTCCGTCGTCACGAACTGGCCCGGCGACGGCGTGCCCTGGTAGAGTGCACGCACGGTGCGCCCGAGGTCGTCCACGAGCGTGAGCGTCACAGCACGTGCCTCGGTGACCCGGAAGCGGACGGTCGTAACACGCTCGAACGGGTTTGGATACGCGGAGGTAAGTTCGGCGACCTGAGGCAGAGCAGGAGCATCGGCTTCGTTGTCAACCGCTGTCCAGTTGCCAACGGGGGAGAGCGTGGGGCCGAGGCGTCGGCAGGCGTTGTCGCCTTCGCCAGCGCGGAACGTGCCGGTGCGGTACCACAGCACGACATCCGTGTCGAGGACATCCTCGCCGTCGAGGAGTGCAGGCTTGCGGCCCATGAAGGGATCCGGGCTGGGCGGCCCCTCGCTTTCGAAGTCGATCGCGCAGTACTCGGCTGAGAAGCCGCCGCCGTCGTCAACTTCCAGCGGGTTGTAGGCGAGCACGATGGCGTCGGCGTACGCGAAGTCGTCGACGACAAGTTCCGTCTCAGCGCCGGGCGTGAGAACGTAGCCGCGCTCCGTGAGACGGTCAAACACCCCCCACGAGATGCCGTCGCCGTGGTTGCGCTTGGCTTCCTCGTCAAACTCGATCGGGCCCGACGGCGTCCGCTCGACCACGTAGTCGTCCTCGCCCCCTTCGATGTCAAAGTCGAAGCGCCAGTAGGCGTTGTGGTTGCGCCCAGCTTCGGTGCACACGTTGAAGGTGTGGCCGAATGTGAACTCAGGCTGGATGCGCCCGTCCGACCAGAACGTCCAGCGGACGCGGTAGCGGTACCAGCCCGCTGCCATCTGTGTGGTGAGAACGAGTCGATCGTCGAACGACTCGCCAGCAATGCCGACCATGTCGCCCTGGTCGCTGAGCGGGTCTACTTGCCCGTCAAAGTCACAGGTCGTCTTGACCGAGCCAGGCACCGCATCCAGGAAGGCCGCGCCGCCGGACTCGGGCTCTGTTGCGAAGAATATCTCGAAGTCGTTCCAGTCGCGGTAGCAGCCGCAGCCGCCGCTGGGGTCATATTCCACATTAACGATGGGCACGTGGGCCCGCTCGAAGACCTTGCGGCCGTTGTAGTAGACCTTGCGGATCTCTAGGCCCGAACCCTCCGTGCCCGAGCTGTTGCTGGGGCTGTAGACCTCCATCTCCCAGATCGGGTTGGACTCCGGCCAAGCGATGTCGACGCGGTCGCGAACCTGCGTGTAGTACTGGGCGGTGACGGCGGGCGCGAGAAGAGCGGCCGCGAGAAGCAGGACGAACAGACTAGGGAATCGCATCGGTCGCAAAGGTCGGAGCAAGAGGCGGCGGGATCGAGATAAAACGATTAGAAACGGTTGCCGTCGCGAGCAGGGTTAAAGTTGGGATAGGCGACGGTCTGGCTCACGAGGTCGACCACAACGTAGCGGACCCGTTGAGTGCGGTCTGTAGCGTCGAGGAGGTCGATCTGGAGGCAGCGGCTGCCCGGGCCGCAGGCCTGGCCTTCATCCTGCACCAGGATGAAGCCGCCATCAGCCTCGAAGGGGCGCGCAGAGCGGATTGCTTGGAAGTCCGGCTCCGCCATCAGGATCGCCACGGCCTCGTCAAACTCCTCGGGCGTCGGGCGAATTTGCTGAATGGGAAAGTCGGCCACGAGTGCCCCCGCCTCGTCACGGACGACCTGGCGGGTCACGCCCGTCTCGTAGTCGAAAATGACTTCGTGGTGGTACGTCCCGCGTTCGCCGTTGGCGAGCTTGACGGGTTCGGACCACGAACGAAGCACACGCTCCCGCTCGTCGGCAGTGCTGTTTTGGGCGAGCGCAATGGGTGCGGCAAGGAGCGCGAGCAGCAAGAATATGGCGAGGCGCATGGATGGGCAGGGATTCAGGAGCGGGGCATACACACGAATTGTATAGGGACGAAGAATGTATTGGTTCGCCCGGAGTTTCGTTAGTCCAGATCCTTGCCTCCTGCGTCGTTCGCCATCGCCACTAGTTCGGCATTGAGGGCATGGTCCGTGTCGGTGCTGGTATCGTTGTCGAGTTCGTGCCTGGGAACCAATGCAGGTACCGCCGAGCCGTCGGAGAGCGCGTAGTGGAGGCCGCGTGCGCTCGTGCGCGCCGCGACCGGCATCCCGGAGGCGAGCAGGTGCTTGGCTGCGTGCAGGGGGCAGGCCTGCGTAGGGTGACCGGGTTGGTAGAACGCGAACCGTCTGCCGGTAGGGTCTTGAACGAGCGCAAACCCGTCGCCGAGCTTGCGAAGGAGCACGTTGGTCCACTGCGAGCGTGAGACGGTCGGCGTAGCATGCAGCGGTAGGAGGTCTTTGCCCGCGTAGCTGTGGGAGAAACCGGCGTAGTCAGATCGAGCGTCGCTCATCGCAGAAGCCCCGGGGGGCAGGTTCGGGAAACGAAGCGGTGTCGGGACACGGTGGCCCCGATCACCGAAAACGCGCCGTTGGACCAGGCGATTTCTCGTCGGCTCTGCGTCAGAGGTGTGAAGCTTTACGCGTCGCCTGTGCCCACCTTTAGGGTCCCGCCGACGATCAAATAGTCGCGCGCAAGCGCCTCGTAGGCCTCGACTTGGGCGATTTGCCATGCCTCGTCGTAACCGTTCTCAGGACCGCCGAGTTCGGCCGCGAGCAGCGCGGCCACCCGTGGCGCCATCTCGATGCTCGCCTGCGCGTCGAGGAGCAACTCGCGGGTGCGGCGGCTGAGCACATCTTCGACTGTGCGGGCCATCTCATAGCGCGCTGCCCAAACCACCTGCGCGGCGATGGTCCGGCGACGCTCGTGCAGCGGCTCGCCGAGCGACGCGTCCTCGCGAGCGAGGGCCTGGATGCCGGGCGCATCGGAGCCGTAGTTCTTGAGGTCACCGAAGGCTTGGGCGTTGGCGTGTGCGCCGTGGATGCCGAGCATCTTCGTCGGCGAGGGGCGGTCGGGCAGACCAGCCAGCGTCGCGGCCTGATCGATCGTGTCCTCGGCCATCTTGCGGTACGTCGTCCACTTGCCGCCGGTGATGGTCACAAGCCCACTCGGGGCGATGTGAAGCGTGTGGTCGCGGGAGAGTGCCGCCGTACCGCCTTCGTCGTCCGGGTCGCCCACGAGCGGACGCAGTCCCGCAAACGCACTCCGCACGTCCGCGATCGTCGGATCTTTGGTGAGG
Coding sequences:
- a CDS encoding sodium:solute symporter family protein; this encodes MLDLLIVLGFVLYAVGSGLASRKKASEGLGEYFLAGKTLDGWRAGFSMAATQFAADTPLLVMGLIATGGVFLLWRLWIYGLAFLLMAFVFAVGWRRAGVLTDAQLTEVRYSGRGVLTLRVLKALYYGTLINCVVMAFVLVAAVRIAEVFLPWHEWVPAIQGVFVGVVEAMGLVDVLGTSALGLPPEVAAANNFLSIFLILAFTTLYSTTGGLRAVVATDVVQFGLAMVGTLFYAWAVVSEVGGLGGLTERVADLYGAAKASELLSFGPPDSALGVLGPFLTIVGLQWFFQMNSDGTGYLAQRSMACKSDRDARLAGVVFAWAQIVFRSLIWLVIGVGLLVLYPFELTDVGTDGFVAGREILFVTGVADLLPDGIRGLMLVGLLAALASTIDTHLNWGAGYWSNDIYGRLVAQEWRGREASSRELVVVARLSNLLILFIALAIMTQLGSIQAGWTLSLLLGAGMGSVLVLRWLWERINLWSELAAIVASLVMAPMLLFVFDLSDTPDEDALRLAIMAAVSTAAAIGITFVTPKTDEETRVAFYRRVRPFGFWKATAAAAGDDPQRSPRALAHRLALTATTGASLFLVLVGLGRLLIPAPDASMLLSMGFLLAGIALVPVWIRWGFGADALTEDAEFAAAADKNVGST
- a CDS encoding T9SS type A sorting domain-containing protein, with the protein product MRFPSLFVLLLAAALLAPAVTAQYYTQVRDRVDIAWPESNPIWEMEVYSPSNSSGTEGSGLEIRKVYYNGRKVFERAHVPIVNVEYDPSGGCGCYRDWNDFEIFFATEPESGGAAFLDAVPGSVKTTCDFDGQVDPLSDQGDMVGIAGESFDDRLVLTTQMAAGWYRYRVRWTFWSDGRIQPEFTFGHTFNVCTEAGRNHNAYWRFDFDIEGGEDDYVVERTPSGPIEFDEEAKRNHGDGISWGVFDRLTERGYVLTPGAETELVVDDFAYADAIVLAYNPLEVDDGGGFSAEYCAIDFESEGPPSPDPFMGRKPALLDGEDVLDTDVVLWYRTGTFRAGEGDNACRRLGPTLSPVGNWTAVDNEADAPALPQVAELTSAYPNPFERVTTVRFRVTEARAVTLTLVDDLGRTVRALYQGTPSPGQFVTTEIEAGSLPSGSYTVRLSGEGINETTRVVLLR